TTGTTTTaaacagacaccacacattgacattattgcACATGCACATCTGTGGGTATGACGACTGATGCCAtaagattcaagtctaaactatgtttgaggaggggtgacgtctgacgctggagggagcggagagttgccgttctagatTATTCCATTTTCTATTATTAAAGTGAGGCCTAACGGTGATAGAGTTAATCTAGCTTGACACTAATACAAATTAGCGCAGGGTTGAGTGTCCGATccatacattatattttcatATGGTATAAGTACGGTTAATACAAAGATACTTGTTTGATTGTCAAAATTTGTGTGTCAGAAGTATGGTGACCATAATAGTTATTACAGAAATAAGttgaataataaaaagaaaatgttttttgtcacctttaagaCATGTCttatttggtaatcagaatttcattattttccgTGTTATGCTCAAAAAATTGGGAAAATaggtgatattatgtatgtacatggccacattgaagcaattcttctaaaaatcaatattgttatttgacatttgttagcattgcaCACTTTtacatgtgcaaatgtcaaattgcaatattgctttttatatggATTGCTACAACAACCTTTTTGGAACCCAAGTACCTATTTGTTTCCTGTTAAGTGTGCTAAGTTTAATGTTTTTATCTGTGTGTTTATTGGACAATATGGAGTACAGTGCAAAGTCCATAATGTTACCTAGAATGAAATGTATACTATGATACATTTCATATTTACGTATTTGATACTGCATTATCTGGGCCTGTGTCGCTATTATATTTACTATGCTAGCACGGAGGAATGTTCACCCATAGTTGTACAATAAGCTGCAAaaatccaatcagtttcttgcaaagtaataatcTAACTGGTTGCACTCAAGACCACCTGgatacatgtcgtttctgtagtagaccaaaaacacatacaaaaacataaatttaataattataactactaatggttcatagtttgaccactgtttacaaataattcgctgggctcagtgactgaacttttgctctttgattgtacctctaATAACTACCTATGTTAACTACCtcactcatacacacacacacatggtATGGCACTctggggggggttaaaaaccccacattgaagcaattcatctaaaaaagcaatattgcaatttgacatcccattgtactacatggaatgcaataaataattgagaattgaattgacatttgtccatataaaattaagtatccAAGGCAAACAAATGTAAGTGTGAATTATCAATAATGCCGAAActgcttcagctcagcaaaataCCATAGCCTAGGCAGCCAATTTATCATCAGAAACAATTACACAAACGAAACTGGGTTCCTAAGTCTACATTTGATCTTACGACTTATTATAGATAAAACTGGCATACTGTCTATATACCACCAAGATTAATTTGGACCACCCCCTTAAAATTTGGAGAAATCGTTTCCGCTCATGAATCTTGGGCCATACACCATCCGCTACGGTGTATGGGGCACTTGCATAGGGAATACGCGAATACGAAAAtcaccagtaggctctgcacggtaaccgcggcgcgaattatttcGAGGCCttcaaccaatagccgtttgacgtccatccacgtatagatagcattcgttttgttcattggtcgaagcgctcaatataccTAATTCGCGCCGCGatcggttgtcatgcagaccgggctggtatgctcaaaactgacagctagcatttcaaggttagcccagctgacgtcatcccacacaaagttgccatttcgtaaaacgtaaattacccacgtccaatgtttttaatttactttgcaaggaaattttgtacttttagtataagatttacgtacagttttaatgatttttttgtacgtgacaaatattagtaattaaatacattaggcagtaattcacttaattttcaataataaaatttgcgtccttggaatgttggagataccactTGAATGGTATGGGCTAgcaaatggcggcttgtcataggattgagcatatctggtcttcttataccatgggaaTACGCATAGGTGAGAACGGTACAATGCGCGCGCATGTCAGCGCGAGTAGTGCAACGCAACGCCCAAAAAACGCGCTAAAAAGATCTTTCTAGAACTTTCTAGATCACCATGTTCTCAGACCTAATTGTCATTGCACCCAGAAGGAAGAGGAATGGAAGGAGTATGAGGAGCCAGTGAAGGACTACACGGGGCTCAAGATTCAGGTGCTGCAGGGCGGCAACGGAGCCCCGGACTCCGGCCGCGACGCCTCCAATGAAGACTCCGCCCCCGAGGGCGATAAGGGCAAGGGCCCTTGGAATAAAACCAAGGTCAATGTAAGTGTAAATAGAGTATTTATCTTTGTATCTTTACTGGCTTTGTGCACATTTCAGCGCACCCTGTAGCAAAAATGTGCACAAAATTCGGGCAAATTTACTGTCAAGCTTTGGTATTTCCTACAAAGTGTGCattttcactgctgagcacagttgctaacttcacagttagCCTTATAGGGACACAGCCTTATGAATCTTATGCTCCAAACATGAATcactctgtggtctagtggttagagcgttaggctcacgatctggaggtccgggttcgattcccgatggggacattgtcgaaatcactttgtgagactgtcctttgtttggtaaggacttttaggcttgaatcacttgattgtccgaaaaagtaagatgattccgtgcttcggagggcacgttaagccgttggtcccggctattagccgtaaaacaccttcaccaacccgcagtggagcagcgtggtagagtatgctccataccccctctggttgattgaggggaggcctgtgcccagaagtaagacgtatataggcagtttatgtatgttatgtaagtggTCTTCTAACTTGGTCTACTCCTTTTCTCCTGTCTCTTGAGTACCATTTTGACCACAGTTCTAGACCATCCAATCTCCACTAATAATCCTTAATTCCAGCCGCAAGTGGAAGAGcagcccccgccgccgccccctGAGGAGAAGCAGCCCCCGGCCCCCAAGAGCACCGCCTACGTGCCTCCATCATCACGCGTGCGCGCCCCCGAGCCGCTCCGGCGCAACCAAGCGGTATGACCTTGCTTTAAAGACATCAACAGctcaccctgtatacttactgTTAGATATACAAGAACCAATTTAACATgacgcctgtatcccctaaggagtaggcagaggtgtacaccAACTCTTCGCCAGCTAAGTTTTAGTCCCacataatagggggcgagcctgttgccattaacTAGGCACAAATCCTCCAAATGATCCAAACAAATTGAAACTCAAAAAGTTGAATTTACGGCGGTTCACGACCCGCAGGTCCCgggatccagtggttgagcaatgGGCTTACGACTCCCGAATCCCAGCTAGGGCTCTAAATAAAgacaaggaggagctcggtggcgcagcggtaaacgcgctcggtctgcgaatgttgaagttaagtcactttcgcaaaggccggtcataagatgggtgaccacaaaaaaaaataattcatctcgagctcctccgtgcttcggaaggcacttcgcagttgttaataaccaccaatccgcactggtttaaggcccgatctccctatccatccatagggaaggcccgtgccccagcagtggggacgttaatgtgctggtgatgatgatgatagcgtTTTTAACCCCTCCAGTTGTttagctcaaccactggaccacgggagCCGTTAATAAAGTGGTATATAATTGATACAGAAGCACGCGCCAGACATCCACAACGACGACTACTTCCCGGTGCTGGGCGCGGGCGCcaagcgcggcggcggcggctggaGCACggcgggcggcgggggcggcccGGCGCGCGCCCCCCACGGCGGCCGCGCCGGCCTGGCGCTCGGGAACCGCTTCACGGAGCTGCAGGACGACAGCTAGCCAGGTGACggcatcatcaatttaagagccacgctcttgtcggtgcagcattctccatgctactttttagggaaaaatacggcAGTGGTATCCCTCTTGcattccaccccgcagtacagtcatgagcaatataatgtacccactttaggactctgtcgcactaacatatttgacatttagtaagacttacagttcaatttgacaaaaacgttaatgtgacatggtaccaaagtgtatacatattaatgctcgtgtccATACTCTCTCTGACGCAAGTGACGCAGATGACGGCACGGGTATCGTAGTCTTACCGGGCGACGCCTTACCTTgcgcgtgcgagcgagacaagaCAGTCCGcccgcgctcccttactcctttaCGGCATAAATAAACTAAAGAGAAGCCTCAGAGAGCTTTCTCCCCCATCCGAGGGGAGGGGTAAATAAAGCTTATATTCTGATATAAGCTAACTCCACTCGATACAGACTGGTGGTCTGCCACCAGTCTGTATCGAGTGGAGTGTCCCTTATAATAAACCAACGTAGGctgtaattagttcatcttgcaatggttgtacggtcacgagtactgatatgtaggtatacactttgataccatgtcacattaactttattgaaaatttaaaccgtaagtcccattaaatgtcaaatatgttagtgcgacgcggttctaaagtgggtacatgatattgccttATTACTACTATGTACTAGTATACTAacataaaattgtaataatgtatttACAGGTACCAACAAGCACAGTCGCGAAGCGAAGCAGTGAAGTGTCAATATGGACTTATAAGCAAAGCCTGGGGCATAGCTATACCCTCAAACACAGTCAAACAGAACAACAGTGCATTTTTCATTACCTTCAAACAAGACAGTTGCTATAACAGTACCTTCCTTCTATTCTATGTAAAaatcaaaatgttatttttaagaaCTTTTATATTGTTGATGTAAGTTGATTGACATTCGGCCCAAATTATTCCTTTGAATTTTACGTTGTACACATTCGTCTAGGCAGCGTAGACGTCCAAAAAAACGCGTAACGCGCGGTAAAAGGCGTATTTAGTCGCCGTTTGATGCCTTATCATTTTGTGATTAAAAATTGGTTTTCTGAAAACAATGAACGGTGACGACGTAAGCGACCACATACTATTGAGGGACTTGTCAAAATCTTTGCCTAATGCGGCCATTGCAATGTTGTAAACGAGgcttaaaaacttttttatattcttcAAAGCCGAATGTAAGTCAATCTGCAGTTCATTCTGTAATTCGCTGCCGGTTCGAAGTCAACCAATGCTTAGCTTCCGTTTCTGCATTCCAACCAATTAATGAGCCCGTAATGCCTTTGAGGTATGCGTTTACACTAACTTTCAGCCAATTAAAAACGATCCTAGATCGGTAAAAAGTTTCTTTgtgaaaaaaactaaaaaaatattgttttgtaaatGTTAAAATTTTGGCGGGAATTCTCTTCTGCAGCGAAAAAGGCTCTAATTTTGTTACATTCTCGCATGCAATAAACTGTTTACTActtgtaaataaagtttttgtaTGAACTATATTGTTGGTTACCTAATTAATCGATATTTTTGTATCGATTTGGAAAGTCTTTTTAAGTAGATAGCGAATAAGTAGACAATAACATAATGCCTATGCTTTTAAagttacaaagttatttcaaaaaatctgttaagtatttaaaatggcAACTGTCTCAAAAAAAAGTGTAAAAGCAGGAAACGGAAGTGTGTAAACTGATCtacatttgttattttttatgtttatattgataaaaatattaaatatagctGAATGTGAGTTAAACATGGTCTCTGAACATTGGTGATGAAATAAATTTATACTAAAACGCCGTAATTTTAAATGGTCAAGCGTGGATAGCATTTTAATGCGTAGTTTATATATTGAACAcctaaaatttattataaaagtgatGAGTTGGCGCCAACCGGAATGGATGCGTTACTAAACGATTGTACATTGTAATTACGGTAAAAATATTGGGTATCGATAAATCATTCAAAACATGTTGTACCATAggaataaattatgtatttaaatttatggtgactttttattacatttttatattttcgtaAGGGTTGTGAGTAGCAGGGCAATGGCTGTATGCGTAGGCGCCTTAGCCTGAGAACCTATGATTAGTGCTATTAGGGTTCGTGGGGCGCTGTAGGTATTTAATGGCGTCTTCCGCTAAATAGGGTGTTCAGTGATGAGTTATGGGTATTTTGTAACGGAAAAATACATGTAAAtgtatatattggtgctaattcctgtaaataccatctaattttattttaggttatatctgtcattttcttatccgccgaaaaggaaagggacgggtaatcgacaagcataaaatttatggaacacacgtcaattttaagcacaaatctaaaacaaccgtctaaaaattcgcccgggttattcatttatttactcattcttcctaaaattaagagctgtcaataatccgtccctttcctttacggcggataagaaaatgacaggtataacttaaagtaaaattaagagatgtctgcaggaatcggggccattttataattaaacaaatgaTGTCATGCCCGACAACAGCGCGACCAATCGGATCTAATCCATTCTCCAGGAACTCAGTCAAACAAAGTCATCAAAATCGGTCAAGCCATTTTCAACCTATTGCGAGACTAAACAAACAGCGATACAACCCCATCTGTCAGCACCTCATCACACTTTCcaatgcttctatccttttctgttacttgGAAcctgtcatttgctagagcgagaaaAGGCGACCGCTGGCAGCAGAATGAGGGAGTTTCCAGACtatgttcggtcacgagcattaatatatatacactttggtaccatgtcacattaacttttttgacaaattgaactgtaagtctcactaaatgtcaaatatgttagtgcgacagagtcctaaagtgggtacattatattgctcatgactgttcccCAAAAACTATAGATATGTGTGTGGATATACATGtgtggttggtattccacctcacaacccacacgataagagagTATAGATGTGATTCTACCCTttgttcaattttttttttgttgagcaAACATCTTTTCCATTTCATTTTCTTAAATAAagcattattttcttttaagaaTCGGAAATGACAAATCAAGATGTTCtagaacataattttattatgattaattGTACATTTACTAGCTTAACCTATCGATTTGCCCAGTGGAATCATCGAAAACCTGCAACAAGAAAAGAATATGAGTAGTATGACATAGTAAAGAAAACCAAACTAGATTGCCTGATGCGTATTGtactgctttttttttaattttgattgttGAAGACTAGACAGTTCCTTATCCTTACTATTAAcatgttcactgtgtatgaaccacatttgAGGCGTAAAATTTAAAACTCATACATGCATGACCCATATGTgggccacattttttcttgccataatgtgtctatatgtatatacataaattccaatgtgtttatcgaaaaataactttGCATGTGAGGGGTTGATGTATAATTTTCAGTTGCACAGTGAATGTGTTAGTTTTTACAAtagaaacattcccactttgggaacattcccagaaAGTGCACATCACTAGTCATCAcccatacatcatcatcagtcatggtacggtcacgagcattaatatgtttacactttggtaccatgtcacattaacttttttgacaaattgaactgtgagtcgcactaaatgtcaaatatgtcagtgcgacagagtcctaaagtgggtacattatattgctcatgactgtacatc
The Pectinophora gossypiella chromosome 26, ilPecGoss1.1, whole genome shotgun sequence DNA segment above includes these coding regions:
- the LOC126378517 gene encoding protein CDV3 homolog isoform X1 — translated: MADLDDFFAKKDRKKSKSVKKFATADELAKKLEDTKQKSDVRPKKERPATEGDESGRGGKEEEWKEYEEPVKDYTGLKIQVLQGGNGAPDSGRDASNEDSAPEGDKGKGPWNKTKVNPQVEEQPPPPPPEEKQPPAPKSTAYVPPSSRVRAPEPLRRNQAKHAPDIHNDDYFPVLGAGAKRGGGGWSTAGGGGGPARAPHGGRAGLALGNRFTELQDDS
- the LOC126378517 gene encoding protein CDV3 homolog isoform X2, translating into MADLDDFFAKKDRKKSKSVKKFATADELAKKLEDTKQKSDVRPKKERPATEGDESGRGGEEEWKEYEEPVKDYTGLKIQVLQGGNGAPDSGRDASNEDSAPEGDKGKGPWNKTKVNPQVEEQPPPPPPEEKQPPAPKSTAYVPPSSRVRAPEPLRRNQAKHAPDIHNDDYFPVLGAGAKRGGGGWSTAGGGGGPARAPHGGRAGLALGNRFTELQDDS